A genomic segment from Halomonas sp. GD1P12 encodes:
- a CDS encoding outer membrane protein assembly factor BamE, whose translation MQKLTRIITLSVALTVVSGCSYVGVYKRDIPQGNLVTQEMVSQLQPGMTQEQVTYVMGRPLLEAPFDSREWDYVYRLDKAYAGVEQRRVTLTFDDTGRLVNIEQQGDLSRSPSISANRGAGPALETADPVMPLLTPNQQTPTPTPENAPAATPAATPEPTPVIVTE comes from the coding sequence ATGCAAAAATTGACTCGTATCATTACGCTTTCCGTTGCCCTGACCGTCGTCAGCGGCTGCAGCTACGTCGGCGTCTACAAGCGCGACATCCCCCAGGGCAATCTGGTGACCCAAGAAATGGTCAGCCAGCTACAGCCGGGCATGACCCAGGAGCAGGTCACCTACGTAATGGGACGCCCGCTTCTGGAGGCGCCTTTCGACTCCCGCGAGTGGGACTACGTCTACCGGTTGGACAAGGCCTACGCTGGGGTGGAGCAGCGCCGCGTCACGCTGACCTTCGATGACACAGGTCGACTCGTTAACATTGAGCAGCAGGGCGATCTCTCCCGCTCCCCGTCGATCAGCGCCAATCGCGGCGCCGGCCCGGCGCTGGAGACCGCGGACCCGGTCATGCCGCTTCTGACGCCGAACCAGCAAACGCCGACGCCCACCCCGGAGAACGCACCGGCGGCCACACCCGCCGCCACGCCGGAGCCAACCCCGGTCATCGTGACGGAGTAA
- a CDS encoding 2-hydroxyacid dehydrogenase codes for MAKQNLVVVHELYPELIETLGASYNLTHFTRLSSEQDKADFEQAMEHADAYLGSNVKFTEALLDKAPNLKVVASVSVGVDSYPIEAMHQRGIVLTNTPDVLTESTADTGFLLMMMAARRAGEMLRKVRNHEWTSSLARRDFGVDVHGKTLGVVGMGRIGQAVAKRGHDGFGMQINYYNRSAKPEVEETLQAQRVDLETLFRESDFICVTIPLDAQTEGLIGQEQFALTRPHAVFVNISRGKVVRESELIACLQDGTLHCAGLDVYEKEPLSTESPLMTLDNAVCLPHIGSSTFQTRNAMCDLAADNVNRVLSGEQAVTAV; via the coding sequence ATGGCAAAGCAAAACCTGGTAGTTGTTCACGAGCTGTATCCGGAACTGATTGAGACGTTGGGAGCCTCCTATAACCTGACGCACTTTACCCGCTTGTCCAGTGAGCAGGACAAGGCCGATTTTGAACAGGCCATGGAGCACGCGGACGCCTATCTTGGCTCGAACGTGAAATTTACCGAGGCGCTGTTGGATAAGGCGCCCAATCTGAAGGTGGTCGCCAGTGTCTCGGTCGGTGTCGATAGCTATCCCATCGAGGCGATGCATCAGCGCGGAATCGTATTGACCAATACGCCGGATGTGTTGACCGAGTCGACCGCAGACACCGGTTTTCTGCTGATGATGATGGCCGCGCGGCGTGCCGGTGAAATGCTGCGCAAGGTGCGCAACCACGAGTGGACCTCGTCGCTGGCGCGCCGTGACTTTGGTGTCGATGTGCACGGTAAAACGCTGGGCGTCGTTGGGATGGGGCGCATTGGACAGGCCGTCGCCAAACGAGGCCACGACGGCTTTGGCATGCAGATCAATTACTATAACCGCTCGGCCAAACCCGAGGTGGAAGAGACGCTGCAAGCGCAGCGCGTTGATCTGGAAACCCTGTTCCGGGAGTCGGATTTCATCTGTGTGACGATCCCGCTGGATGCGCAGACCGAAGGCTTGATCGGCCAGGAGCAGTTCGCGTTAACGCGCCCGCACGCCGTGTTTGTGAACATTTCACGCGGCAAGGTCGTGCGCGAAAGCGAGCTGATTGCCTGTCTGCAGGATGGCACGCTGCACTGTGCCGGTCTGGACGTCTACGAAAAAGAGCCGCTCTCTACAGAGTCTCCGCTCATGACGCTGGACAACGCGGTCTGCTTGCCCCACATCGGCTCCTCCACGTTTCAAACGCGCAACGCGATGTGCGATTTGGCCGCAGACAATGTCAATCGCGTGTTGAGTGGCGAGCAGGCGGTGACGGCTGTATAA
- the smpB gene encoding SsrA-binding protein SmpB, whose protein sequence is MATKKGKTKGPSSSVIAQNKKARFEYHIDETFEAGLSLAGWEVKSLRAGKAQLTDTYILVRNGEAFLLGSHIMPLNTASTHEIADPTRTRKLLLHRKEIAKIFSVTQDKGHTCVPLKLYWKRNMVKCELALVTGKQLHDKRATEKDRDWNRQKGRIMREHNRA, encoded by the coding sequence ATGGCCACTAAGAAAGGCAAGACCAAGGGCCCCAGCAGCAGCGTGATCGCTCAAAATAAGAAGGCGCGGTTCGAATACCATATCGACGAAACCTTCGAGGCGGGTCTGTCGCTGGCCGGCTGGGAAGTCAAAAGCCTGCGTGCGGGCAAGGCGCAGCTCACCGATACCTACATTCTGGTGCGTAACGGCGAGGCGTTTTTGCTTGGCAGCCACATCATGCCGCTCAACACCGCCAGCACCCACGAGATCGCCGACCCAACCCGCACGCGTAAACTGCTGCTTCACCGCAAGGAGATCGCCAAGATCTTCTCGGTCACTCAGGACAAGGGCCACACCTGTGTACCGCTGAAGCTTTACTGGAAGCGCAACATGGTCAAGTGCGAGCTGGCGCTGGTGACCGGTAAACAGCTGCACGACAAGCGCGCCACCGAAAAGGATCGCGACTGGAATCGTCAAAAAGGACGAATCATGCGGGAACATAACCGCGCGTAG
- a CDS encoding type II toxin-antitoxin system RatA family toxin — MPTVNRSALVRHTPQQMFDLVNDFEHYPEFLPGCRRARLLERDESHLIGEMTLGRAGVEQTITTRNDLYAPERIELSLVDGPFKRLKGRWLFTPMGEDNCKVSLEMEFEFANRLLGMAFGKLFQQIAGQLVDAFTKRADELYGR; from the coding sequence ATGCCAACCGTTAATCGTTCCGCCCTGGTGCGGCACACCCCCCAACAGATGTTCGACCTGGTCAATGACTTCGAACACTACCCGGAATTCTTGCCCGGGTGCCGCCGTGCCCGTTTGCTCGAGCGCGACGAGTCGCACCTGATTGGCGAAATGACGCTGGGTCGTGCCGGCGTCGAACAAACCATCACCACGCGTAACGATCTTTACGCACCGGAGCGTATCGAGCTTTCGCTCGTCGACGGCCCGTTCAAGCGCCTGAAAGGGCGGTGGCTGTTTACTCCCATGGGAGAAGACAACTGCAAGGTTAGCCTGGAAATGGAGTTCGAGTTTGCCAATCGGCTGCTGGGCATGGCTTTTGGCAAGCTGTTTCAGCAAATTGCCGGGCAGTTGGTCGATGCGTTCACCAAACGCGCGGACGAGCTCTATGGCCGCTGA
- a CDS encoding RnfH family protein, with amino-acid sequence MAAEPLFAVEVAFATPAKQHLVVVEVTPHTTAREAVMKANLPTLFPEQSEDVFAHAPLGIFGKALREPQRHTLSPGDRIEVYRPLEIDPKAARLARAERQARR; translated from the coding sequence ATGGCCGCTGAGCCGCTGTTCGCCGTTGAGGTGGCGTTTGCCACGCCCGCCAAACAGCACCTGGTCGTGGTCGAGGTCACACCCCACACCACCGCCCGCGAAGCGGTGATGAAAGCCAACCTCCCGACACTATTTCCCGAGCAGTCAGAAGACGTGTTTGCTCACGCTCCCCTGGGTATCTTCGGCAAGGCGCTACGCGAGCCGCAGCGCCACACGCTGAGTCCGGGGGATCGCATCGAAGTGTATCGCCCGCTCGAGATCGACCCGAAGGCCGCCCGCCTGGCGCGTGCCGAGCGCCAAGCAAGGCGGTAG
- the fur gene encoding ferric iron uptake transcriptional regulator: MADQNHELRKAGLKVTLPRVKILQILENASGQHHLSAEEVYKTLIDAGEDVGLATVYRVLTQFESAGLVIRHNFDGGHAVFEMTQEDHHDHMVCLESGEIIEFVDEVIERRQQEIAEEHGFELIDHALVLYVRPKA; this comes from the coding sequence ATGGCCGATCAGAACCATGAACTACGCAAAGCCGGGCTAAAAGTGACCCTGCCGCGTGTCAAGATCCTGCAGATTCTCGAAAATGCTTCGGGCCAACACCACCTTAGCGCAGAAGAAGTGTATAAAACACTCATCGATGCGGGCGAGGATGTGGGGCTTGCGACCGTCTACCGCGTACTGACTCAGTTCGAGTCGGCGGGCCTTGTGATTCGTCACAATTTCGACGGCGGCCATGCGGTTTTCGAGATGACCCAGGAAGACCACCACGACCACATGGTGTGCCTGGAAAGCGGTGAGATTATCGAGTTCGTCGATGAGGTCATCGAACGGCGTCAGCAGGAGATCGCCGAAGAGCACGGTTTCGAGCTGATCGATCACGCGCTGGTGCTCTACGTGCGTCCCAAAGCCTGA